One part of the Plasmodium yoelii strain 17X genome assembly, chromosome: 13 genome encodes these proteins:
- a CDS encoding fam-a protein, protein MNKFYIQILFFLLSISLYGNNKALATEVAPKTGAKPKSIRYTKPKSIRYTKPKSKKHEKPKSKKSYPANDNTEEIYEQNKHLLHPDIMEHINARNFMRDALVQLEYHANSRAYYKLFCRNYDYHMLFYKKKFRGHTKIQKVEYIIDDPNQYNEIINEVWDPNSDNYFYAGSVKRKIVRVYNRNLVMIQQRCKQWSWSREKYFYAIAAKYKISENKTIFVMASANIIDHNRKNNKYFENEIVESANIFQAEIDSEDDIRNGELKKMFVNLSGYIFEKRKNHIYITYVDSNDEHGSI, encoded by the exons atgaataaattttatattcaaattttgttttttcttttaagcATATCCCTATATGGGAATAATAAAGCTCTTGCAACTGAAGTTGCTCCAAAAACAGGTGCAAAACCCAAATCAATAAGATATACAAAACCCAAATCGATAAGATATACAAAACCCAAATCaaaaaaacatgaaaaacccaaatcaaaaaaatcgTATCCTGC cAACGACAATACagaagaaatatatgaacaaaacAAGCACCTATTACATCCCGATATCATGGAACATATAAATGCGCGCAATTTTATGAGAGATGCTTTAGTACAATTAGAATATCATGCTAATAGTAGAgcttattataaattattttgtagAAATTATGATTATCATAtgcttttttataaaaaaaaatttcgaGGTCATACAAAAATTCAAAAAgttgaatatataattgatgaTCCGAATCAG tataatgaaataataaacgAGGTATGGGATCCAAATAGTgacaattatttttatgcagGCTCGGTTAAAA GAAAAATTGTCCGAGTATACAATCGAAATTTAGTAATGATACAGCAACGTTGCAAACAATGGTCGTGGTCTcgtgaaaaatatttttatgctatAGCTGCAAAATATAAA ataTCAGAAAACAAAACTATATTTGTCATGGCTTCAGCAAATATAATTGATCACAACcgtaaaaataacaaatattttgaaaatgaaatagTAGAAAGTGCAAATATATTCCAAGCTGAAATTGATTCTGAAGATGATATTAGAAATggagaattaaaaaaaatgtttgttAACTTAAGTGGAtacatttttgaaaaaagaaagaacCATATTTATATCACCTATGTCGACTCT aaTGATGAACATGGTTccatttaa
- a CDS encoding PIR protein yields the protein MSYRVCDIISAIDNYVDDPKNSKGYNSISHFDYYCPDSNCDTDEKRVCSGFLALLKLFEGIDNHEKLESDKLAEYAILWLCYKLNQKTQNGTTKLYDFYNQNIKTNSKYKEHITDGDKINNAVIENKIKSMNMNIKDISNFYDPFKSLCKMYIEVDANNQCMSCLENAGEFFEKCEKVKNTLDINKGSSYSRLWYSLSNDYDKFKEKYNSVKCGYVPSLVACPQSSVTKNTLIKIAIIFVALSIFLGISYKYSLFGFRKKVKKRLRRKLKSLRRKWLIDI from the exons ATGTCTTATAGAgtg tGTGATATAATTAGTGCGATTGATAATTATGTTGATGATCCGAAGAACTCGAAAGGATATAATTCTATTAGtcattttgattattattgCCCTGATAGTAACTGTGATACTGATGAAAAAAGAGTTTGTTCTGGTTTTTTAGCATTACTAAAATTGTTTGAGGGTATTGATAATCATGAAAAATTAGAGAGTGATAAACTTGCTGAATATgctattttatggttatgttataaactaaatcaaaaaacacaaaatggAACGACCAAATTATacgatttttataatcaaaatataaaaacaaatagtaAATATAAAGAGCATATAACTGATGGTGATAAGATTAATAATGCtgttatagaaaataaaataaaatcgatgaatatgaatattaaagatatatctaatttttatgatccatttaaatcattatgtaaaaTGTATATTGAAGTTGATGCAAATAACCAATGCATGTCATGTTTAGAAAATGCTGgagaattttttgaaaaatgtgaaaaagttaaaaatactttggatattaataaaggaaGTTCTTATTCACGATTATGGTAtagtttatcaaatgattatgataaatttaaagaGAAATATAATAGTGTTAAGTGTGGTTATGTCCCATCACTTGTAGCTTGTCCACAAAGTTcagtaacaaaaaatacactaattaaaattgcaattatatttgttgcattatcaatttttttgggaatttcttataag tattcgttatttggatttcggaaaaaagttaaaaaacgTTTAAGAAGAAAGCTAAAATCATTAAGAAGAAAATGGTTAATTGacatatga
- a CDS encoding fam-a protein yields the protein MNKGYIKIALALLSLAGYTQNVAFASEHDADVTIKANPARKKLLFEEFPELVCEDIGEALVAMKHAIDDSELLIKLSGTGIDDYSAYSTEDGDKTIYSKKIGNMDIGRFHLTIPSASNYSKVLKKLWDFNNNKKPYKKFINGNLARVYSKYLILLEKFNTDLNYTPLTKNYALAAKVKKSNDTTVILCPSRALNYLGQIDDETDMKEMLENTQSIETDIDPEEALTKLGTNIAGFVVKKGDDNVQVTYINAIYDSSNSTDFTNDKKERGLAYTNILSLAQRI from the exons ATGAATAAAGGATATATTAAGATTGCTTTGGCACTTTTAAGTCTCGCAGGATATACGCAAAATGTAGCATTTGCAAGCGAACATGATGCAGATGTTACTATTAAGGCCAACCCCGCACGCAAAAAACTATT ATTTGAGGAATTCCCAGAATTGGTATGTGAAGACATTGGTGAAGCTTTAGTAGCAATGAAGCATGCAATAGATGATTCAGAACTTTTAATAAAGCTTTCTGGGACTGGTATAGACGATTATTCGGCCTATTCTACAGAAGATGGAGACAAAACTATATATTCTAagaaaattggaaatatggATATTGGAAGATTTCATCTTACGATACCATCTGCCTCTAAC taCTCTAAAGTATTAAAGAAACTCTGGGATTtcaataataacaaaaaaccctataaaaagtttattaatg gAAATCTTGCTCGTGTATACTCCAAATATTTAATTCTGCTTGAAAAATTTAACACAGATCTTAATTATACACCCCTCACAAAAAATTATGCTTTAGCCGCAAAAGTTAAA AAATCAAATGACACAACTGTAATTCTTTGTCCTTCAAGAGCTCTAAATTATCTTGGTCAAATCGATGATGAAACTGATATGAAAGAAATGTTAGAAAATACACAATCAATCGAAACTGACATAGATCCTGAGGAAGCATTAACCAAATTGGGTACTAACATAGCCGGATTTGTAGTTAAAAAAGGGGACGATAACGTTCAAGTTACTTATATCAACGCT ATTTATGACAGTAGTAATTCTACCGACTTTACCAACGATAAAAAAGAGAGAGGACTTGCATATACAAATATCCTAAGCTTAGCACAACGCATTTGA
- a CDS encoding PIR protein: protein MDYEMCEKFDELKKSLPDELESYASVDFNQNENIKYYCTNGVTGNTCETEIDKINAACLWLLNENISKGIDDLSNEHVKSFIIYIMIWLNYMLNLKNDGEINNLNDFYTKHIENNTHYTNCTNGDNGCNKLKGKTGYINFKDAIFKNMDFSNIDIKDISKFYDAFKLLCKIYDELNVKNLECTNYLKYANNIVDKFNELNENSSATRNTLYIQAWSTLSTDYDNFKEEHNDICMDFPSLPSIKTTQHDVQISEGHSEHDSVQSSDVTSSSFSIVKKLILALSIFSAITIFLGIFYKCSLFILRKRAQKQHLREKLKNIKKRMNH, encoded by the exons ATGGATTATGAAATG tgTGAAAAGTTTGATGAGTTAAAAAAAAGCTTACCCGATGAATTAGAAAGCTATGCATCAGTCGATTTTAATCAAAATGAGAATATTAAGTATTACTGCACTAATGGAGTTACAGGAAATACATGTGAGACTGAGatcgataaaataaatgctgCATGCTTATGGTTGCtcaatgaaaatatttctaAAGGGATTGATGATTTAAGTAATGAACATGTTAAAtcgtttattatatacattatgatatggttaaattatatgttaaacctaaagAATGATGGGGAAATCAACAACCTAAATGATTTTTACACTAaacatatagaaaataatacgCATTATACTAATTGTACAAATGGTGATAATGGttgtaataaattaaaaggaaaaacgggatatattaattttaaggatgccatatttaaaaatatggatttttcgaatattgatattaaagatatatctaaattttatgatgcatttaaattattatgtaaaattTATGATGAACTTAATGTTAAAAATCTAGAATGCACGAATTATTTGAAATATGCAAATAACATTGTTGACAAATTTAATGAACTTAATGAAAATTCTAGTGCTACTAGAAACACTTTATATATTCAAGCATGGTCTACtttatcaactgattatgataattttaaagaGGAACATAATGATATTTGTATGGATTTTCCATCCCTTCCATCGATAAAAACAACACAACATGACGTACAAATTTCTGAAGGTCATTCTGAACATGATTCTGTACAAAGTTCTGATGTTACATCATCAAGCTTTTCgatagtaaaaaaattaattctaGCTTTATCAATATTCAGTGCAATAACAATCTTTTTgggaattttttataag tgtTCGTTATTTATATTACGGAAAAGagctcaaaaacaacatttaagagaaaagctaaaaaatataaagaagagaatgaatcattaa